The segment CTCGATCGGCCACTCGGTCGAGAACGACGTCTACCGCGCCAGCGGGCTCGACTGGGTCGTCGTCACCCCGCCCCCCACCGTCCTGGACGCCGAGGCCGTGCGCACCGGCCGCTACCGCACCGGCGGCCCGGCCGTCCTGCCGACCGAGCCGGACGCCCCCGCCTTCTCCTACGCCGACCTGGCCGTCGCCCTGGTCGACGAGGCCACCCGGCCCGCCCACCACCGCGCGGTCGTCGCCGTCGGCTGACGCCGGGGCGCCGGGTCGCCGGGTCGGCGGGGCCCCGCCGTCCGTACCCGGCGCACCGGTCGGAGCGGGGCCGGAAATCCCTTACGGCAGGCGGGATCCCGCCGCTAGAGTGCCCGCCAGAGGACGCCCCCTCCGGGGCGTCGGGGGAGGGGTTTTCCAACCATGCCAAGACAGACGGGGCGGTGGCGGGGCAGGCGTCCCGCCGCCCTGTTCACCACGGCCGCGGTCGTGCTGGCGGGGATGGTGCTGTCCGCCGCGCCGGCCGCTGCCGCGCCGCCGATCCAGCAGGCGCCGCAGGTCTCGCTGGCGTACACCGACGAGGCCGCGCCGACGACGAGCCACCCGCAGCCGACCGGCGAACTGCCGCTGGGCAGTTGGCGCGACGAGCAGGGCGCCGCGCACACGTCGCGGGTGTACGCCTCCTTCGACCTGACGGGCTTCGCCGCCAAGGACACCGGGAAGCACGTGGTGGCCGGCTGGCTCGTCTTCGGCGAGACCTCGGCCGCGAGCTACGTCCCGCGGACCGTCGAGGTCTGGCAGACCGCGACGCCCACCGCCCCGGTCACCTGGCGCCGGGCGCCCGCCGAGAAGAAGAAGCTGGGCACGGTGACCGCCACCGCCGCCGGCCCCGCCTCCTACCTGCGGCTGGACCTGGACGACGCGGCCGCGAGCGCCGCCGCGTCCGGCAGCCGCACGCTCTCCCTCGAACTGCGGCTCTCCGACGCGGACGAGGCAAACCCCGCGCTGGGGCGCCGGCTGAACCCGCGCATGTTCCTGTACGCGACGTCCGACACCGCGCCCGGCACGCCCACCGACCTGTACAGCCAGCAGTACGCCTGCGCGGACAAGAACCGCCCCTACCTGGGCACCCTGACGCCACCGCTGACGGCGGTGCTGCACGACGCCGACCCGAACGACGAGTACCTCACGGGCACCTTCGCGATCTGGCCCTCCGGTCACCCGGAGCAGCGCACCGAGTTCACCGCCGCCAACACCGTCAAGGACTGCGGCCGGCCGGCGACCGTGCCGCCCGGTGTGCTCGCCGACGGCGGCACGTACAGCTGGCAGGTCCGGGGCGGCGACGGCACCGAGCTGTCCGCCTGGTCCAAGCCCTGCACCTTCCACGTCGACGTCACCAGTCCCGCCGCCGCGCCCGTGGTGACCTCGGCGAACTTCCCGGAGGGCCAGGTCGGCCCGGGCGGCGTCCCCGCCGAGTTCACGATCACCTCGAACGGGACCGCCGACGTCGAGGGCTACCAGTACGGCTGGAGCCAGGACCTGTCCGTCGACGGCTGGACCACCGGCCCGGACGGGCTCCCGCAGTGGACCGACCCGTACACCCGGCCGGGCCACGTCCGGGCGGACCGGCTCGGCGGCGCGGTCGACCTGACGCTGCCGCCGCCGGACGCCGGCCCGGCCACGCTCTTCGTCCGCAGCCTCGACCGGGCGGGCAACCCCTCGCCCACCACCAGCTACCGGTTCTACGTCCCCAGCACCATGCCCACGGTGACCGGTCTGCCGAACCCCGTGCTGCTGGACACCCCCTTCACCCTGCGACTGGCGCCCAACGCGAGCCTCGCCGCGGTCGACAGCTACACCGTGCAGGTCAACTACGACCCGCCCCAGACCGTGCCGGCCGCCGCCGACGGCACCGCCTCGGTGACGCTCGCCCTCGCCCGCGCCGGCGGCAGCCTCATCACCGTGCGCAGCCACAGCCCCAACGGCTGGGTCAGCTCCTCCAACCGGCTGTTCGCCTACGTCGACACCAGCCCCACCGTCAGCTCCGAGACCTACCCGGAGGACACCGGATCCGGCGCCACCGGCGGCGGGCCCGGGATCGCCGGCACCTTCACCTTCGCCCCGAAGGTGCGGAACACCGCGTCCTACACCTACTCCCTCGACTTCGGCCCCGAGACGACCGTCGCCGCGGCGGCGGACGGCACGGCGCAGATCTCCTGGGCCCCGGACAGCAGCGGGTCGCACACCGTCTACGTGTACTCGACCGACCGGGACGGGCGGACGTACGAGACGTACTACTACTACTTCACCGTGAACTGACGCCGCGACAGCGGAGTGAGGCGAGGGGGGCACGCGAACGCGTGCCCCCCTCGCCGTGGCCCGGCATCAGGCGTCCTTGAGGCCGGGGAAGTCCTCCTCCCAGAACTCGCGCTCGCCGCGCGGGCGTGCGGCGAGCGGCTCCGCCTCGCCGTGGCGTTCCCGCTCCCGGCCGCGCAGCTCGATGCGGCGGATCTTGCCGGAGATGGTCTTCGGCAGGTCGGCGAACTCCAGGCGGCGGATCCGCTTGTACGGGGCGAGCCGCTTGCGGGTGAAGGCCAGGATGGACCGCGCGGTCGCGGCGTCCGGCTCGTGGCCGGGGGCGAGGATGACGTACGCCTTGGGCACGGAGAGCCGCAGCGGGTCCGGGGAGGGGACGACGGCGGCCTCGGCCACCGCCGGGTGCTCGATCAGCACGCTCTCCAGCTCGAACGGGGAGAGCCGGTAGTCGCTGCTCTTGAACACGTCGTCGGCGCGGCCGACGAAGGTGTAGTAGCCGTCGGCGTCGCGCTGGGCGACGTCGCCGGTGTGGTAGCGGCCGCCGGCCATCGACTCGGCGTGGCGTTCGGGGTCGTCCTGGTAGCCGGTCATCAGGCCGAGGGGGGCGGAGACCAGGGGCAGGCAGAGTTCGCCGTCGACGCCGGTTCCGGTGATCTCCTCGCCGGTGACCGGGTCGACGAGGGTGACCTGGTAGCCGGGCAGCGGGCGGCCCATCGAGCCGGGTTTGACGGGCTGGCCGGGGGTGTTGCCGATCTGGGCGGTGGTCTCGGTCTGGCCGTAGCCGTCGCGCAGGGCGACGCCCCAGGCGCGTTCGATCCGTTCGACGACCTCGGGGTTCAACGGCTCGCCCGCGCCGACGAGTTCGCGCAGCGGGGGGCGCCACTGTTCGAGGTCCTCGAGCAGGAGCATCCGCCAGACGGTGGGGGGTGCGCAGAACGAGGTGACGCGGTGGCGCACCAGGGCGTCCAGGAGGGGGCGGGCGGAGAAACGGGGCTGGTTGACGATGAGGATCTCGGCGCCGGCGTTCCACGGGGCGAAGAAGTTGCTCCAGGCGTGCTTGGCCCAGCCGGGGGAGGAGACGTTGAGGTGGACGTCGCCGGGGCGCAGGCCGATCCAGTACATGGTGGAGAGGTGGCCGACGGGGTAGGAACGGTGGGTGTGCTGGACGAGTTTGGGGCTGCTGGTGGTGCCGGAGGTGAAGTACAGCAGCAGCGGGTCGTCGGCGCGGGTCGGCCCGTCGGGGGTGAAGCCGCCGGTGTGGGCGGCGGCGTCGGCGTAGTCCGTCCAGCCGGGGACGGGTGCGCCGACGGCGGTCCTGGTCCAGTCGCCGTCCAGCTGGGCGAAGTTGGCGGTCAGGGCGGATTCGGCGATCACGTGCCGGACCCGGCCGCGGGTGAGCCGGTCGGCGAGGTCGTCGGGGGTCAGCAGGGTACTGGCGGGGATGACGACCGCGCCGAGCTTGATCGCGGCGAGCATCACCTCCCACAGGGCGACCTGGTTGCCGAGCAGCAGCAGGATCCGGTCACCGCGCGCCACACCCCGTTCGCGCAGCCAGCCGGCGGTGCGGTCCGAGCGGGCGCTCAGCTCGGCGAAGCTCAGCGCGCTCTCGCCCAGCAGGGTGCCGTCCGCGTCCAGGTCGACGACGCGCAGGGCGGTCGCGTCGTTGCCGGCGGCCTCGGTGTCGAACCAGTCCAGCGCCCAGTTGAAGTGCTCGCCCGTCGGACGGGGGAAGGCGTGCGCGGCGTCGAGGTCGCCGCGTGCCGCGAGCAGGTGGTCCCGCGCGGCGCGGAAGTCGTGGTGCGCGGCGGAGTCGGTGTTCCGCCGAGCGGCCGTGTCCGGTGCCATCCGTGTGTCCGTCCCTGCCTGGTCGACCCCGGCCGCCGCCTCGTTGCCCGGCCGCGGGCATACCGGCACGCTGCCATTCGGCTGATCATCGGTCAAGAGTGACATGGCAGCTGACCTGGCCGGGGCGGTCGCGGAGGTGGGCCGAGACGGACGCGGAAGCGGCCGGGGAAGCCGCGACGAGACGGGGCGGGTGAGCGCGCGCAAACCCGGTACCGGGCGGGTCGGGCCTGCGGTTAGGATCGCTGGCACCTCCCGGGCGTGGGCGCAGAGGCCGCCGCCGCCGTTTTGGCAAAACGGAGCACGCCGGTTCGAATCCGGCCCCCGGGAGGCCCCACGGCCCAGGCCCCACGGCCCAGGCCCCACAGCCCGAGCCCCGGAGCGCGGGCCCCGGAGCGCGGCGGTCGAATCCGGCCAGGCCCGTTCCCGTCCCCGTTCCCGTTCCCGTTCCGCGAACCCCTCCGGGAGGACCGTCCGATGAGCACGACCCCGTCCGGCGTCGCCGGACCGTCGCCGGACCAGGGCGTTCCGGACGAGGCCGAGTTCGCGGCCTTCGAGCGGACGCTGGGCCGGCTGTGGCAGCTGCCCGTCGACCATCCGCTGCGGTTGCGGGCCGAGCGCGGGGCCGAGTCGTTCGTCCGGGACGGTCGGCACGCCCGTCGGCGCGGGCGCCGCGCGGAGGCGGCCAGGGCCGATGCCGCGCTGGTCGCGGCCACCGCCACCGGTGGCACCGACCGCCGGGAGGACGCCCCGCTGCCCGCAGCCGAGCGGCCCGCGCCGCTCGGCGAACTCGCCCGCCCGCAGCGCTGCTACGTCTGCAAGCGGTCGTACCGGCAGCTCGACGGCTTCTACCACCGGCTCTGCCCCGGCTGCGCGGGCGACAACACCGCCCGCCGGGCGCTCAGCACCGACCTGGCCGGGCGGCGGGTGCTGCTCACCGGCGGCCGGGTCAAGATCGGCTTCCAGCTGGCCCTGATGATGCTCCGCGACGGCGCCGAGCTGATCGTCACCAGCCGCTTCCCGCACGACACCCTGCGCCGCTTCCGCGCCGCCGAGGGCAGCGCCGGCTGGCTGGACCGGCTCCGGATCGTCGGCATCGACCTGCGCGACCCGCGCCAGGTCCTCGGCCTGTGCGAGCAACTGCGCGCGGAGGGGCGGCCGTTGGACATCCTGGTGAACAACGCCGCGCAGACCCTGCGCCGCCCGCCCGAGTCGTACGCGCTGCTGGCCGCCGGGGAGCACGGCGCCGTCCCCGCGCAGGTCGGGCACGCGCCCGGCTTCCGCCCGATGCCCGCGCTCACCGCCGCCTGGCCCGCCGCCGAACTCGCCACCGGGGAGGGATCGTTGACGCTCGCCGAGGTCGACGGCGGCGCGGTCGACGAGGCCGGGCTGCTGCCCGACACCGCGCCGCGCAACTCCTGGTCGGCGACGCTCGGCGCACTCGACCCGGCCGAGGTGCTGGAGACCCAGCTGGTCAACGCGCTCGCCCCCGCGCTGCTCTGCGACCGGCTGCTCCCGCTGCTGGAGTCCTCCCCGCACCCCGCCCGCTACATCGTCAACGTCACGGCGGTGGAAGGCCGGTTCGCCGTCCGCAACAAGATGCCCGGCCACCCGCACACCAACATGGCCAAGGCCGCGCTCAACATGCTCACCCGCACCAGCGCCGCCGAACTCGCCGAGCGCGGCGTCTACATGTGCGCGGTGGACACCGGCTGGATCACCGACGAGAACCCGGCCCCGAAGAAGTCCCGGCTGGCCGACCGCGGTTTCCGCACCCCGCTGGACATCGTCGACGGCGCCGCCCGCATCTACGACCCGATCGTCCGCGGCGAGGCCGGCGAACCGCTCGCGGGCGTCTTCCTGAAGGATTACCGGGTGGCGGAGTGGTGAGCACGCGGTCTACCATCGCCGCGACGGGGCCGTAGCACAGCGGCAGATGCGCCGCACTGCACATGCGGAGGACGTCGGTTCGAATCCGACCGGCCCCGTCACCCCCCCCGGGTCGGGTTCGGGGCTGTAGCACAGCGGCAGATGCACCGGCCGGCCTAGCCGGAGGACGCCGGTTCGAATCCGGTCGGCCCCACCCCCCGGGAGAGAAGCAGCCAAGGAGCCCGCATGCCAGAGGAGTTCGCCGGAGTCCCGTCCGTGATGCCCCGCCCGGTCGACGAACTCGCCCCGCTGCTGGCCTGGTTGCGCACCGGCACCGGCGCCGACCGGCGGATCGACTTCCCGGCCGGCGCCGCGCTCCCGGGCGGCCGGCTCGACCTGTGCAAGCAGCAACTCGGGCCGCGGGGAGCCGAGCTGGTCGCCGACGCGCTCGCCGAAGCCGCCCAGCACGACCCCGGCGACGGCGACGGCGATGGTGACGGCGGGGCGCCCGTCCGGCACCTGCTGCTCGGGACCGACGGGCTCGGTGACGACGGGGCCGACGCGTTCGCCGCCCGCGCCGCCGAAACCCCGGTCCGCACGCTCTACTTGGGCTGCAACGGGATCACCGCCGCGGGCGCCTGCCGGATCGCCGACCGGCTGCGCGCCTCGCCGCAGACCGTCCGCGCGCTGTGGCTCAAGCGCAACCCGCTCGGCCGCCGGGCCGGCCAGGCCGCCGCCGAACTGATCTCCTCCGCCGAGCAGTTGCGTACCCTCGACCTGGTGCAGACCGGCCTGGACGCCGCCGGGCTGACCGAACTCGTCGACGCCCTGTTGGCCGGCGGCCGCCGGTTCGAGCGGCTGTACCTCAGCGGCAACCCGCTCGGCCCGGCCGGCGCCGAACCGCTGGCCCGGCTGATCGCGGCCGGCGCCACCGACGAGCTGTACGCCTCCGCCGCCGGCCTCGGCGACACCGGGGCGACCGTCCTCGCCGCCGCGCTGCGCACCGCCCCGTACGGACGGCTGCGCCGGCTCTCGCTGGCCAGCTCGGGCCTCGGGCCTTGCGCGGCAGCGGAGTTGACCGTCGTGGCGGCCGCCGCCGGGGTGGAGCTGCTCGACCTGGGACGCGTCCCGGCCGCCCGGGTGCTGGGCGCCGACGACAACCGGATCGACCTGGCCGCCGCCGACCGGATCGGCGCCGCACTGGCCGCCGCCCCGCACCGCCTCGACCACCTGGTGCTGGCCCACACCGGCACGCGCAGCCGCGAGGCGCACCGGCTGCTCGACCACGCCGCCGGAGCGCCGACCCCGACCCGCTACCTGCTGGGCAAGGGCGTCGCGACCACCGTCCGGCGGCGGCTGAACGAGCTCAGCGCCGCCGTCCCGCCGCCCGTGCCCGGGTCCGACGTGGCGGCGGTGCGCAGCGTGCACCGCACCGCCCCCGGCCTGCCGGAGTAGGTCAGCGGGCGGCCATCCGCAGCGCGCCGTCCATCCGGATGGTCTCGCCGTTCAGGTAGTCGTGGTCGGCGATCAGGGCGACCAGCTTGGCGTACTCCTCCGGGCGGGCCAGCCGCTGCGGGAAGGTGACGGTCGCGGCGAGGCCGGAGCGGACCTCCTCGGAGAAGCCCGCCATCATCGGGGTGTCGACGATGCCCGGGGCGATGGTGACGACCCGGATGCCGTACTGCGCCAGGTCGCGCGCCGCCGTGATGGTCATGCCCGCCACGCCCGCCTTGGACGCCGCGTACGCGATCTGCCCGACCTGGCCCTCGAAGGCCGCGATGGACGCGGTGTTGACGACCAGCCCGCGCTGCCCGGCCTCGTCCGGCTCCTGCGCGGACATCGCTTCGGCGGCCAGCCGCATCACGTTGAAGGTGCCGACCAGGTTGACGTTCAGCACGCCGCGGAACAGCTCCAGGTCGTGCGCGCCGCGCCGGCCGACCACCCGGGCGGACGGGGCGATGCCCGCGCAGCTGACCGCCAGCCGCAGCGGGCGGCCGTCGGCGGCGATCCGGGCCAGCGCGTCGCGGACCGGCTGCTCCTCGGTGACGTCCGCCCCGAGCAGGGTGACGCCGTCGGGCCGCGCGGGGGCGGACTCCACGGCCTTGGGCAGGTCGAGGCCGTAGACGGTGGCGCCGAGCGAGGCCAGGTGGGCGGCGGTGGCCGCGCCGAGGCCGGAGGCGGCGCCGGTGACCAGGGCGGCGGTGCCGGACAGCTGCATGGGGGGAACGTCCTTTCCGAGAGGGTGAGTTGGCGTCGCTGGGTGGTGAACCCGGCTGGGCGGGAGGCGAGTCGGCGTCAGCGGGTGGCGAACTGACGGCTGATCACCAGGCGTTGGATCTGGTTGGTGCCCTCGAAGATCTGCATAATTTTTGCCTCGCGCATGTACCGCTCGACCGGGAAGTCCCGGGTGTAGCCGTAGCCGCCGAGCACCTGCACCGCGTCCGTGGTGACCTTCATCGCGGCGTCGGTGGCGACCAGCTTCGCCACGCTGGCCTGCCGGCTGAACGGGCGGCCCAGGTCGCGGCGGCGCGCCGCGTCCAGGTAGGTGGCGCGGGACGAGTCGACGGCGGCGGCCATGTCGGCGAGCAGGAAGCCCAGGCCCTGGTGGTCGACGATCCGGCGGCCGAAGGTGGTGCGCTCGTTGGCGTACGCGACGGCGTGGTCGAGCGCGGCCTGGGCCAGGCCGGTGGCGCAGGCCGCGATGCCGAGCCGGCCCGAGTCGAGCGCGGAGAACGCGATCGGCAGGCCCTGGCCCTCCGCGCCGATCAGCCGGTCGCGCTCCAGCAGCGCGCCGTCCCAGTACGCGGCGGTGGTCGGCACCGCGTTCAGCCCCATCTTCTCCTCCGGTGGTCCGAAGGTCAGGCCCTCGACCCGCCCCGGCGCCAGGAAGCACGACACGCCGTGCGGGCCGGGCGCCGTCCGGGCGAACAGCGCGTAGAAGTCGGCCTTGCCGCCGTGCGTGATCCACGCCTTGGTGCCGGTGATCCGGTAGCCCCCGTCGACCGGCTCGGCCTTGCAGTTCAGCGCCGCCGCGTCCGACCCCGCCTGCGGCTCGGACAGGCTGTAGCCGCCGACCAGCTCCCCCGCCAGCATCCGGGGCAGCCAGCGCTCCCGCTGCTCCGGCGTCCCGTACGCGGTCAGCGGGTGGCAGGCCAGCGTGTGCACGCTGGTGGCCACCGCGACGGCCGCCCAGCGGGACGCCAGCTCCTCCAGCACCTGCAGGTACACCTCGTACGGCTGCCCGCCGCCGCCGAACTCCTCCGGGTACGGCAGGCCCAGCAGCCCCGCCTGCCCGAGCAGCGCGAACAGCCCGTCCGGGTAGCGCTCCTCCTTCTCGTGGGAGGCGACCCTGGTCGCGAGCTCCCGGTCGGCGAGATCGCGGGTCAACGCGATCAGGTCGGCGGCTTCCTCGGTGGGCAGCAAGCGATCCACGGCCATGTTCCGGCTCCAAAGCGGTACGCAAAGCGGTACGCAAAGCGGTACGTCAGTACCGTTGAGCGTAGCGCAGGGCGGTCGTCCTCGGACAACCTTTCGGTGGCGGACGTTCGCCACCGGGGGCGGCCGGGGCAGCGCGGCGCAGGCGCGGACGCGGGGCGGACGCGGCGGGGGCGACTGTCATACTGGCCGGGTGATCGACAGCGCAGCCGAGAACCGGCCCACCGGACGGGGCGCCGCCCGTCGCAGCGCGCTCTTCGAGGAACTGGTGGCGCTGTTCGTGGCGGAGGGCTTCGCCCACTTCACCCTGGACGACCTGGCCGCCCGGCTGCACTGCTCCAAGCGCACGCTGTACGGGCTGGCCGGCTCCAAGGAACAGCTGGTCCGCGCGGCCGTGGTGCACTTCTTCCGCGAGGCGACCGCCCGGGTCGGCGCGGCGCTGGCCGCCGAGACCGACCCGGCCGCCCGGCTGGCGGCCTACCTGCGCGCCGTCTCCGCCGAACTCGCCCCCGGCTCGCCCCGGTTCTTCGACGACCTGGCGGCGTTCGAACCCGCCGCCGAGGTCTACGGCCGCAACACCCGGGCCGCCGCCCGCCAGATCCAGCTGCTGATCGACGACGGGGTGGCGGCGGGCGCCTTCCGCGAGACCCACGTGGCCTTCGCGGCGGACGTGATCAGCTCGGTGATGGTGCGCATCCAGCAGCGCCAGGTCGCCGAGGCCACCGGCCTCGCCGACGCCGAGGCGTACGGGCACCTGGCGGAGCTGCTGCTGCACGGCCTGCTGCGCTGAGGTGCCGAGGCGCGGCCCGTGCGGCGGCGTCGGTCGTTCGGTCCTCGGGGGGCCTCCGCGTCAGTGCTCCGAAGTGGGGGCGGCCTCCGGTTCGCCCCGCTCGGCGTCGGTGCCGGTGCTTGCGGTGCTGCCGCAGAGGGGGCAGCGGCCGTTCTCGCGGACCTTGCCGCACTCCGCGCAGAGCAGGTGCAGGAAGCAGGCCGGCTCGCCGCCCGCGGGTTCGGTGGGTTCCATGGCGTCCAGTGTGCCGCGCCGGGGTGCCGGTTCGACAGGGGAGCCGTCCGGTCGTTCGACCGACGGATCCGCCTTTCCGATAGTCCGACCTACGCCTAGTCCGACCTATGTCGGCCGCACGGGTTCTTGGTCGGTCGCGGCGGTGCGCCGGGGCGCGGTCACCCGCCAGGGCGGTCGATCCTGCCGGGAGTTGACGACGACGGCGGCGGGAGGTGGCTGAACGGTGAGTATCGGTCGGCGCGGTTGGTGGCGCATCGGCATCGCGGCAGCGTTGTGCGTGGCCGGGACCGGAACGGCGGCGGTGGCGTCCGGCGAGGCACCGGCGGGCGTGCGCCCGGCGGTCAGCGCGGACGAGCAGCGCGCCCCGAACAGCGAGGACGGCCTGCAAGTGGTGAGCGTCTCGGTGGACCGCACCAAGGTCCGCGGCCTCACCGTGGTGCGGGCCCTGCTCGCCAACCTCGGCCCGAACCCGGTCACCGACCGCTTCACCGCCACCGTGCGACTGCCCAAGGGCGTCACGGTGGAAGGGCGGATCTTCCCGGACGACTGCCGACTGGACGACCGCGGACGTGAATTGACCTGCCGGTTCCGCAAGGGCCTGGGGCTGCGCCGCACGGCGACGGTACTCGTCCCGCTGCGGGTCGCCGACGACGTGCGCCCCGGGCAGCGGCTCGCCGGCACGGTCTCGCTACAGGACCCGGACCACCCCACCCGGAGCGCCCCGACCCGGGCCTACACCATCGACGTCCAGTAGCCGATGAGCGGCAACCACCTTCGCAGACCGGGCAGTTGCGCCGTCCGATCGACGCCCCTGCCGATTCCCCCGCCCCCTCCTCGCCGGCCGATCGGAGCTCCGTGTCCCTGCCCCGCCGCCTAGCGCTGCTGTCGCTGCTGCTCGTCGCACCACTGCTGCCGGCGGTGCCGGCCGCCGCCGCGCCGCAGATCCAGCAGCGCAGCCTCACCCCGACCAGCGCCCTGCCGGACACGCCCGTCGCGGCGACGCTCTCGGTCGGCTCGCTGACGACCTGCGTCACCGTCGACGAACTCGGCGTCGGCGTCCGGGACGCCAACCAGCAGAACCTGGACTTCCCCGGCTCGGCCGGGCGCACCCGGATCTGCCCCGGCGGCTAC is part of the Kitasatospora setae KM-6054 genome and harbors:
- a CDS encoding AMP-binding protein; this translates as MAPDTAARRNTDSAAHHDFRAARDHLLAARGDLDAAHAFPRPTGEHFNWALDWFDTEAAGNDATALRVVDLDADGTLLGESALSFAELSARSDRTAGWLRERGVARGDRILLLLGNQVALWEVMLAAIKLGAVVIPASTLLTPDDLADRLTRGRVRHVIAESALTANFAQLDGDWTRTAVGAPVPGWTDYADAAAHTGGFTPDGPTRADDPLLLYFTSGTTSSPKLVQHTHRSYPVGHLSTMYWIGLRPGDVHLNVSSPGWAKHAWSNFFAPWNAGAEILIVNQPRFSARPLLDALVRHRVTSFCAPPTVWRMLLLEDLEQWRPPLRELVGAGEPLNPEVVERIERAWGVALRDGYGQTETTAQIGNTPGQPVKPGSMGRPLPGYQVTLVDPVTGEEITGTGVDGELCLPLVSAPLGLMTGYQDDPERHAESMAGGRYHTGDVAQRDADGYYTFVGRADDVFKSSDYRLSPFELESVLIEHPAVAEAAVVPSPDPLRLSVPKAYVILAPGHEPDAATARSILAFTRKRLAPYKRIRRLEFADLPKTISGKIRRIELRGRERERHGEAEPLAARPRGEREFWEEDFPGLKDA
- a CDS encoding leucine-rich repeat domain-containing protein, with protein sequence MPEEFAGVPSVMPRPVDELAPLLAWLRTGTGADRRIDFPAGAALPGGRLDLCKQQLGPRGAELVADALAEAAQHDPGDGDGDGDGGAPVRHLLLGTDGLGDDGADAFAARAAETPVRTLYLGCNGITAAGACRIADRLRASPQTVRALWLKRNPLGRRAGQAAAELISSAEQLRTLDLVQTGLDAAGLTELVDALLAGGRRFERLYLSGNPLGPAGAEPLARLIAAGATDELYASAAGLGDTGATVLAAALRTAPYGRLRRLSLASSGLGPCAAAELTVVAAAAGVELLDLGRVPAARVLGADDNRIDLAAADRIGAALAAAPHRLDHLVLAHTGTRSREAHRLLDHAAGAPTPTRYLLGKGVATTVRRRLNELSAAVPPPVPGSDVAAVRSVHRTAPGLPE
- a CDS encoding acyl-CoA dehydrogenase family protein, translated to MAVDRLLPTEEAADLIALTRDLADRELATRVASHEKEERYPDGLFALLGQAGLLGLPYPEEFGGGGQPYEVYLQVLEELASRWAAVAVATSVHTLACHPLTAYGTPEQRERWLPRMLAGELVGGYSLSEPQAGSDAAALNCKAEPVDGGYRITGTKAWITHGGKADFYALFARTAPGPHGVSCFLAPGRVEGLTFGPPEEKMGLNAVPTTAAYWDGALLERDRLIGAEGQGLPIAFSALDSGRLGIAACATGLAQAALDHAVAYANERTTFGRRIVDHQGLGFLLADMAAAVDSSRATYLDAARRRDLGRPFSRQASVAKLVATDAAMKVTTDAVQVLGGYGYTRDFPVERYMREAKIMQIFEGTNQIQRLVISRQFATR
- a CDS encoding SDR family NAD(P)-dependent oxidoreductase — translated: MQLSGTAALVTGAASGLGAATAAHLASLGATVYGLDLPKAVESAPARPDGVTLLGADVTEEQPVRDALARIAADGRPLRLAVSCAGIAPSARVVGRRGAHDLELFRGVLNVNLVGTFNVMRLAAEAMSAQEPDEAGQRGLVVNTASIAAFEGQVGQIAYAASKAGVAGMTITAARDLAQYGIRVVTIAPGIVDTPMMAGFSEEVRSGLAATVTFPQRLARPEEYAKLVALIADHDYLNGETIRMDGALRMAAR
- a CDS encoding TetR/AcrR family transcriptional regulator yields the protein MIDSAAENRPTGRGAARRSALFEELVALFVAEGFAHFTLDDLAARLHCSKRTLYGLAGSKEQLVRAAVVHFFREATARVGAALAAETDPAARLAAYLRAVSAELAPGSPRFFDDLAAFEPAAEVYGRNTRAAARQIQLLIDDGVAAGAFRETHVAFAADVISSVMVRIQQRQVAEATGLADAEAYGHLAELLLHGLLR
- a CDS encoding SDR family NAD(P)-dependent oxidoreductase codes for the protein MSTTPSGVAGPSPDQGVPDEAEFAAFERTLGRLWQLPVDHPLRLRAERGAESFVRDGRHARRRGRRAEAARADAALVAATATGGTDRREDAPLPAAERPAPLGELARPQRCYVCKRSYRQLDGFYHRLCPGCAGDNTARRALSTDLAGRRVLLTGGRVKIGFQLALMMLRDGAELIVTSRFPHDTLRRFRAAEGSAGWLDRLRIVGIDLRDPRQVLGLCEQLRAEGRPLDILVNNAAQTLRRPPESYALLAAGEHGAVPAQVGHAPGFRPMPALTAAWPAAELATGEGSLTLAEVDGGAVDEAGLLPDTAPRNSWSATLGALDPAEVLETQLVNALAPALLCDRLLPLLESSPHPARYIVNVTAVEGRFAVRNKMPGHPHTNMAKAALNMLTRTSAAELAERGVYMCAVDTGWITDENPAPKKSRLADRGFRTPLDIVDGAARIYDPIVRGEAGEPLAGVFLKDYRVAEW